GTACTTCGGCCCTTCCCAGACCTCCCAGGCCCGGCCCGAGACCTCGCGCGTGCGCCCGGTGTCCTCGGCGTCACGGCTGACCTGGGGCACGTACTTCCTCGCCGGGGTCGTCGACTGCTCCACGGCGACGTACCTGTCGTCCGGGTCGAGGAAGCCCAGGTGCCAGCCGGCGCCGTTGCGGCCCTCGTACGAGACGGAGGTGGGCTTCCAGCCCTTCGCCAGGCCGTCCGGGGCCGCCACCGGATACGGCGCGGCACGGCGGGCCGTCGCGAGCTCGACCCGGTAGTCGACCGCCTTGATCGGGTCGGCCTTGTCGTCGTGCGGAATGAAGATGTAGACGACGCCCGCCACTGCGGTGATCACGAGCATCGACAGGATCATGTCCCGGACGGTCTGCTTGCCTCGCTTGCTTGCCACGGACTCAATGGTGGCATGGGCCTCCGGGCGCTCCGCCATCGGGAGTCCGCTCATAAGTGACCCGCCCTGCTCATTTTATCGACCTACCGATAGAGTCACACCACCCTCTTTTCCGGTCGTCGTCGTACAGAAAGGTGCGCTCCGATGTCCGAGCATCATCTGCCGTCCCAGCTCGAGGTCTCCCCGGAGGCCCCCGACCGCAACCTGGCCCTGGAGCTGGTGCGGGTCACCGAGGCCGCCGCCATGGCCGCCGGGCGCTGGGTCGGCCGCGGCGACAAGATCGGCGCCGACGGTGCCGCCGTGAAGGCCATGCGTACGCTCGTCTCCACCGTGTCGATGAACGGCATCGTCGTCATCGGTGAGGGCGAGAAGGACGAAGCCCCCATGCTGTTCAACGGCGAGCGCGTCGGCGACGGCACCGGAGCCGAGGTCGACATCGCCGTCGACCCGATCGACGGCACCACGCTCAACGCCAAGGGCATGCCCAACGCGATCGCCGTACTCGCGGCCGCGGACCGCGGCTCGATGTTCGACCCCTCCGCGGTCTTCTACATGGACAAGCTGGTCACCGGCCCCGAGGCCGCCGACTTCGTCGACATCAACGCGCCGGTGTCCGTGAACATCCGGCGCGTCGCCCGGGCCAAGAACTCGGCCCCCGAGGACGTCACCGTCGTCATCCTGGACCGCCCCCGGCACGAGGGCGTCGTCAAGGAGATCCGGGAGACCGGCGCAAGGATCAAGTTCATCTCCGACGGCGACGTCGCCGGATCGATCATGGCTGCCCGCGAGGGGACCGGCGTCGACCTGCTCATGGGCATCGGCGGCACACCCGAGGGCATCATCTCGGCCTGCGCCATAAAGTGCCTCGGCGGTGTCATCCAGGGAAAGCTCTGGCCGAAGGACGAGGCCGAGCGGCAGCGCGCGCTGGACGCCGGCCACGACCTGGACCGGGTCCTGTCGACGGACGACCTCGTCAGCGGGGACAACGTGTTCTTCGTCGCAACCGGGATCACCGACGGTGAACTGCTGCGCGGTGTGCGGTACCGCGCGGAGACGGCCACCACGGAGTCCCTGGTGATGCGGTCCAAGTCGGGCACGATCCGCAGGATCGACTCGACACACCGGCTCTCGAAGCTCCGCGCCTACAGCGCGATCGACTTCGACCGCGCCAAGTAGCCCCGTACGCACGGATGTGGGGCCGCCCGGCCGGGCGGCCCCACATCCGTGATCACGCGGGCTCAGCCCGCCGCGGCTATGCGCCCCGCCTGGGACGCGGCCTTGAGCTCGATGTCACGCCTGCGGCGCCGTGCGAGCACCACCCGGCGTTCGGCGGCGGTGAGACCGCCCCACACCCCGTAGGGCTCGGGCTGGTCGAGCGCGTGCTCCCGGCACTCCACCATCACCGGACATCTCGCGCAGACCTGTTTCGCGGCCTCTTCCCGGGCCAGCCGGGCAGCGGTCGGCTCCTTCGACGGGGCGAAGAACAGCCCGGCTTCGTCCCGGCGGCACACCGCCTCCGAGTGCCAGGGCCCCGCCTGGTCCTCCCGCGCGGGTGTGCGCTGGGGCGGCACGGCGGCGACCTGCAGGGGCTGATGTGGCATGTGCAGCACGGTCCACTCCTGACGACGGCTTGGGGCTTCGTGAGCGAGAGGCGATGCAGCACTCCCTACCCGCTGTACGCACGCCTAAGCACTGAGTGGCGCCGCCCCGGGGCCGCGTCGGCGGCCTCACATCACCGACTGGCCTGAAACAGTCGCTGCCCGCCGCCCGGCCTCAGTGGCCGAGATGCTTCCGCAACTGCCTGTGGAGGTTGGCGATGAGCTTGCCGCGCTTGGGCTTTGCCTCGACGTTCCCGAACACCGAGTAACCGTTGACCACGACGACCGGTGCCTCCGGGTCGGCGGATTCCAGTGTGTCGACCTCGAAATTGCCGAAAATGCCTGTACCGCTGCCTCGCAGCGAGATGTTCTCGGGCACCTTGATCTCGACGCTGCCACAGATGGACGTCGCGTTGATGACCGTCAGACGCTGACCGAACAGCGCCTCGGTCAGGTCGATCTCGACGCTGCCGAAGAGCGAGAAGGCGTTCGTGCGGCCGCCGACGCGCCAACGGCCCCTGCGGGTGGAGCTGCTGAAGACCGCCACCAGGTTCTCGGCGGGCCCGCCCGCGCCCTCGGGGCCGTATCCGTAGGACGGGGAAGCCTGCCGGGCGGTGCCGCCCGGTGTGGGCAGGTCCTGGACCAGCGGTTCCAGTTCACCGACGGTCTTGGCCCGGTAGACCAGGTCGACCCGCTCGGCGTGCTCCTCGGCGGTCAGCCGGCCCTCCGCCATCGCCTCCCGCAGGATGTCCGCGATCCGGTCGCGGTCCGCGTCGGAAGCGCGAATTCCGGCAGGCGCGGGAGCTGCCGGTGCGACGGGCTGCTGAGGCTGCTTCTCGAGGTCCACCGAACCAGCCTACCGAAACGCGATAGATCGCGACCAGTGCCTCACCGGCCTTCCCTGGATTCCGGCCGACGCTTCGGACGGCGGCCGGGCAGCGGTTCGGACGGCGGCCGGGCGGCCCGGGTGAGCCTTACCTCACAGGCCCGGCGGGCCCCGGGGGTCCTACCCTGGGGGATGCGCTGCCCAAGGGAGGTCAGCCGCTGTCACCGAGTGAGGAATGGCCGTAATGCCAGAGTTTGCGTACTCCGATCTGCTTCCCCTGGGAGAGGACACCACGCCGTACCGGCTGGTGACCGCCGAGGGCGTCTCGACCTTCGAGGCCGACGGCCGTACGTTCCTCAAGGTGGCTCCGGAGGCCCTGCGCACCCTCGCCGCCGAGGCCATGCACGACATCTCCCACTACCTGCGGCCCGCCCACCTGGCGCAGCTGCGCCGCATCGTGGACGACCCCGAGGCCTCGTCGAACGACAAGTTCGTCGCGCTGGACCTCCTGAAGAACGCGAACATCGCCGCCGCGGGTGTCCTGCCGATGTGCCAGGACACCGGTACGGCCATCGTCATGGGCAAGCGCGGACAGAACGTGCTCACCCAGGGCGGGGACGAGGAGGCGCTGTCGCACGGCATCTTCGACGCGTACACGAAGCTCAATCTGCGCTACTCGCA
The DNA window shown above is from Streptomyces sp. Alt3 and carries:
- a CDS encoding DUF4245 domain-containing protein, giving the protein MASKRGKQTVRDMILSMLVITAVAGVVYIFIPHDDKADPIKAVDYRVELATARRAAPYPVAAPDGLAKGWKPTSVSYEGRNGAGWHLGFLDPDDRYVAVEQSTTPARKYVPQVSRDAEDTGRTREVSGRAWEVWEGPKYDALVLHAEGVTTVVTGSAPSDRLAEMAAALKTDPAATASEEPAAS
- the glpX gene encoding class II fructose-bisphosphatase, whose amino-acid sequence is MSEHHLPSQLEVSPEAPDRNLALELVRVTEAAAMAAGRWVGRGDKIGADGAAVKAMRTLVSTVSMNGIVVIGEGEKDEAPMLFNGERVGDGTGAEVDIAVDPIDGTTLNAKGMPNAIAVLAAADRGSMFDPSAVFYMDKLVTGPEAADFVDINAPVSVNIRRVARAKNSAPEDVTVVILDRPRHEGVVKEIRETGARIKFISDGDVAGSIMAAREGTGVDLLMGIGGTPEGIISACAIKCLGGVIQGKLWPKDEAERQRALDAGHDLDRVLSTDDLVSGDNVFFVATGITDGELLRGVRYRAETATTESLVMRSKSGTIRRIDSTHRLSKLRAYSAIDFDRAK
- a CDS encoding WhiB family transcriptional regulator → MLHMPHQPLQVAAVPPQRTPAREDQAGPWHSEAVCRRDEAGLFFAPSKEPTAARLAREEAAKQVCARCPVMVECREHALDQPEPYGVWGGLTAAERRVVLARRRRRDIELKAASQAGRIAAAG
- a CDS encoding DUF1707 SHOCT-like domain-containing protein, whose protein sequence is MDLEKQPQQPVAPAAPAPAGIRASDADRDRIADILREAMAEGRLTAEEHAERVDLVYRAKTVGELEPLVQDLPTPGGTARQASPSYGYGPEGAGGPAENLVAVFSSSTRRGRWRVGGRTNAFSLFGSVEIDLTEALFGQRLTVINATSICGSVEIKVPENISLRGSGTGIFGNFEVDTLESADPEAPVVVVNGYSVFGNVEAKPKRGKLIANLHRQLRKHLGH